A single region of the Streptomyces sp. AM 4-1-1 genome encodes:
- a CDS encoding SAV2148 family HEPN domain-containing protein — protein sequence MSSGGFELPPGDAGHEGESSDARPGAVSLAQPMEIGAALDWDAESWSEVRTRAQRAGRAYIWLNLVEQRLRAVVAAVLRPVYEPVHGEDWVVAAAGPAGQEWVQRAVAVREVSRRKGYLLDPADDNVLSFLTLPQLRELMVQHWPCFEPYFDDRRDVELVLDELEVARNVVSRNRALNEAVLAQAERASARLLEILGSGAAVPSADRLPVDAVEELVGDRYADVVSVHADRVRLQRQLPAEDLFGGARRLDAIGIGLNLLVQNFSGRRLVRLAESGCRVRLLFINPASSAVKRRERELALKKGELSRTVEMNILHMRRVRSKLRDPGAFEIHVFDETPRFTAYLVDGDGPDAVGVVQPYLRSARGMESPVLVLRGGGRAVVRSGQDSEHGLFETYREEFESVWTDSRPVS from the coding sequence GTGAGCTCGGGAGGGTTCGAGCTGCCCCCAGGTGACGCGGGTCACGAGGGGGAGTCCAGCGATGCCCGCCCGGGGGCGGTGTCCCTCGCCCAGCCCATGGAGATCGGTGCGGCGCTGGACTGGGACGCGGAGTCCTGGAGCGAGGTGCGCACCCGCGCCCAGCGGGCCGGGCGGGCCTACATCTGGCTCAACCTGGTCGAACAACGGCTGCGGGCGGTGGTCGCCGCGGTGCTGCGGCCCGTCTACGAGCCGGTGCACGGCGAGGACTGGGTGGTGGCCGCCGCCGGACCCGCCGGCCAGGAGTGGGTGCAGCGCGCCGTCGCGGTGCGCGAGGTCTCCCGGCGCAAGGGCTACCTCCTCGACCCGGCCGACGACAACGTCCTGAGCTTCCTCACGCTGCCGCAACTGCGCGAGCTGATGGTCCAGCACTGGCCGTGCTTCGAGCCGTACTTCGACGACCGCCGCGATGTCGAGCTGGTCCTCGACGAGCTGGAGGTCGCCCGCAACGTGGTCTCCCGCAACCGCGCGCTCAACGAGGCGGTCCTCGCCCAGGCGGAGCGGGCCTCCGCCCGGCTGCTGGAGATCCTGGGCAGCGGCGCCGCCGTCCCGTCCGCCGACCGGCTGCCCGTCGACGCCGTCGAGGAACTGGTCGGCGACCGGTACGCCGACGTGGTCTCCGTCCACGCGGACCGGGTGCGGCTGCAACGCCAGCTGCCCGCCGAGGACCTTTTCGGCGGCGCCCGGCGGCTCGACGCGATCGGCATCGGACTCAATCTGCTCGTGCAGAACTTCTCCGGCCGCCGCCTGGTCAGGCTCGCCGAGTCGGGATGCCGGGTCCGGCTGCTCTTCATCAATCCGGCGAGCAGCGCGGTGAAGCGCCGTGAGCGGGAACTGGCCCTGAAGAAGGGCGAGTTGAGCCGCACCGTCGAGATGAACATCCTCCATATGCGGCGGGTACGGTCCAAGCTCCGCGACCCCGGCGCCTTCGAGATCCACGTCTTCGACGAGACGCCGCGCTTCACCGCGTATCTGGTGGACGGCGACGGACCGGACGCGGTCGGCGTCGTCCAGCCGTATCTGCGCAGCGCCCGTGGCATGGAGTCACCCGTGCTGGTGCTGCGGGGCGGCGGCCGTGCGGTCGTCAGGTCCGGGCAGGACAGCGAGCACGGTCTGTTCGAAACGTACCGCGAGGAGTTCGAATCCGTGTGGACGGACTCCCGCCCCGTCTCCTGA
- a CDS encoding 3'-5' exonuclease, with translation MSWHRQALVGFDLETTGTEPLEARIVTAAVVEVADSAGEPVRQRTWLADPGIRIPAQASAIHGISSERAAAEGRPVREVADEVADTLAGYWREGVPVVAYNAAFDLTLLTAELRRHGLPSLTDRLGGAEIGPVVDPYTIDRAVDRYRKGKRTLEAACAEYGVVHGGAHDAGADALAAVRVAYAIAGRHGSVAELTAVELHERQIGWYAEWAADFQRFLRRKGTADAVIDGNWPLRAPTPVPPVPR, from the coding sequence ATGAGCTGGCACCGGCAGGCGCTGGTCGGCTTCGACCTGGAGACGACGGGGACCGAGCCGCTGGAGGCCCGGATCGTGACCGCGGCCGTCGTCGAGGTCGCGGACAGTGCGGGGGAGCCGGTGCGGCAGCGCACCTGGCTGGCCGATCCGGGGATTCGCATCCCGGCACAGGCATCGGCGATCCACGGCATCAGCAGTGAGCGGGCGGCGGCGGAGGGGCGGCCGGTGCGCGAGGTCGCGGACGAGGTCGCGGACACGCTCGCGGGGTACTGGCGCGAGGGCGTGCCGGTCGTGGCGTACAACGCGGCCTTCGATCTGACGCTGCTGACGGCGGAGTTGCGGCGGCACGGGCTGCCGTCGCTCACCGACCGGCTGGGCGGCGCGGAGATCGGCCCGGTCGTCGACCCGTACACCATCGACCGGGCGGTGGACCGCTACCGCAAGGGCAAGCGCACCCTCGAAGCGGCCTGCGCGGAGTACGGCGTGGTGCACGGCGGCGCCCACGACGCGGGTGCGGACGCGCTGGCAGCGGTGCGCGTGGCGTACGCGATAGCCGGCCGGCACGGCTCGGTGGCCGAGCTGACCGCCGTCGAGCTGCACGAGCGTCAGATCGGGTGGTACGCCGAATGGGCGGCCGACTTCCAGCGGTTCCTGCGCCGCAAGGGGACGGCCGACGCGGTGATCGACGGCAACTGGCCGTTGCGCGCGCCGACCCCGGTGCCGCCCGTCCCACGCTGA
- a CDS encoding aminoglycoside phosphotransferase family protein, with the protein MDEMRAREVLTAAGTSGEAELLALGENAVFAVGDLVVKVGRDAVRNPELRARAEREVAVARWLAGSGVPAVRAAEPTARLVAGHPVTVWHRLPDAVRPAEPLDVARLLTLVHALPAPEGFTLPRRELLGGVERWLRLAGDVIDPADADYLRERRDGFAAAAAALVPRLTPGPIHGDALPRNVHVGPDGPVLVDLETFSSDLREHDLVVLALSRDRYGLDAAAYDAFTTAYGWDVREWDGCSVLRGARETASCAWVAQHAPANPKALVEFRRRVASLRDNDPEVRWYPF; encoded by the coding sequence CGCTGGGTGAGAACGCGGTGTTCGCGGTCGGGGACCTGGTGGTCAAGGTCGGCCGGGACGCCGTCCGGAACCCGGAGCTGCGCGCACGCGCCGAGCGCGAGGTCGCCGTCGCCCGATGGCTCGCCGGTTCCGGGGTGCCCGCCGTGCGCGCGGCCGAGCCGACGGCCCGGCTGGTCGCGGGCCACCCGGTGACGGTGTGGCACCGGCTTCCCGACGCGGTGCGCCCCGCCGAACCGCTCGATGTGGCGCGGCTCCTCACCCTGGTGCACGCGCTGCCCGCCCCGGAGGGCTTCACGCTGCCGCGCCGCGAGCTGCTGGGCGGGGTGGAGCGCTGGCTGCGGCTGGCGGGGGACGTCATCGACCCGGCCGACGCCGACTATCTGCGTGAGCGTCGCGACGGTTTCGCCGCCGCGGCGGCGGCGCTCGTGCCCCGGCTGACCCCGGGTCCGATCCATGGCGACGCGCTCCCCCGCAATGTCCATGTCGGGCCGGACGGGCCGGTCCTGGTGGATCTGGAGACCTTCTCGTCGGATCTGCGCGAACACGATCTGGTGGTCCTCGCGCTGTCCCGCGACCGGTACGGTCTCGACGCGGCGGCGTACGACGCGTTCACCACGGCCTACGGCTGGGACGTCCGCGAGTGGGACGGCTGCTCCGTGCTGCGCGGCGCCCGCGAGACCGCGAGCTGTGCCTGGGTGGCCCAGCACGCCCCGGCCAACCCGAAGGCGCTCGTGGAGTTCCGCCGCCGGGTGGCGTCGCTGCGCGACAACGATCCCGAGGTCCGCTGGTACCCGTTCTGA